The following proteins come from a genomic window of Pseudomonas sp. Z8(2022):
- the rmf gene encoding ribosome modulation factor has product MRRLKRDPLERAFLRGYQYGINGKSRELCPFTLPSVRQAWLNGWREGRGDNWDGLTGTAGIHRLNELHAVG; this is encoded by the coding sequence ATGAGAAGACTTAAGCGTGATCCGTTAGAAAGAGCTTTTTTGCGCGGCTATCAATACGGCATCAATGGTAAATCCCGCGAACTCTGCCCCTTTACCCTACCCTCGGTTCGTCAGGCCTGGCTCAATGGCTGGCGTGAGGGCCGCGGCGACAACTGGGATGGGCTGACCGGCACAGCCGGTATTCATCGACTCAACGAACTTCACGCTGTCGGCTGA
- a CDS encoding quinone-dependent dihydroorotate dehydrogenase gives MYSLARELLFKLSPETSHELSIDLIGAGGRLGLNGLLTKAPASLPVNVMGLQFANPVGLAAGLDKNGDAIDGFAQLGLGFVEIGTVTPRPQPGNPKPRLFRLPEAEAVINRMGFNNHGVDHLLARVRAAKFKGVLGINIGKNFDTPVERAVDDYLTCLDKVYAHASYVTVNVSSPNTPGLRSLQFGDSLKELLEALRRRQEDLTQEHGKRVPLAIKIAPDMSDEETALVASALLGADMDAVIATNTTLSREGVEGLAHADEAGGLSGAPVRDKSTHIVKVLAGELSGRLPIIAVGGITEGKHAAEKIAAGASLVQIYSGFIYKGPALIREAVDAIAALRK, from the coding sequence ATGTATTCCCTGGCCCGCGAGCTGCTGTTCAAACTGTCCCCGGAAACCTCTCACGAGCTGTCCATCGATCTGATCGGTGCCGGCGGCCGGCTGGGGCTCAATGGTTTGCTGACCAAGGCGCCGGCCAGCCTGCCGGTGAACGTGATGGGCCTGCAGTTCGCCAATCCCGTCGGTCTGGCGGCGGGGCTGGACAAGAACGGTGATGCCATCGATGGCTTCGCCCAGCTCGGTTTAGGTTTCGTCGAGATCGGTACCGTGACGCCGCGGCCGCAGCCGGGCAATCCCAAGCCGCGTCTGTTCCGTCTGCCCGAGGCCGAGGCGGTGATCAATCGTATGGGGTTCAACAACCACGGCGTCGATCATCTGCTGGCGCGGGTACGTGCCGCGAAGTTCAAGGGTGTGCTGGGCATCAATATCGGCAAGAACTTCGATACGCCGGTCGAGCGTGCGGTGGATGATTACCTGACCTGCCTGGACAAGGTCTACGCCCATGCCAGCTACGTCACGGTCAACGTCAGTTCGCCCAACACTCCAGGGCTGCGCAGCTTGCAGTTCGGCGATTCGCTCAAGGAGCTGCTCGAGGCGCTGCGTCGCCGTCAGGAAGACCTAACCCAGGAACATGGCAAGCGCGTGCCGCTGGCGATCAAGATTGCCCCGGACATGAGCGATGAGGAAACCGCGTTGGTCGCTTCTGCGCTATTGGGCGCGGATATGGATGCGGTGATTGCCACCAATACCACCCTCAGCCGCGAAGGCGTCGAGGGCCTGGCCCACGCCGACGAAGCTGGTGGTCTCTCCGGTGCGCCGGTGCGTGACAAGAGCACGCACATCGTCAAGGTGCTGGCTGGCGAACTGTCGGGCCGTCTGCCGATCATCGCGGTTGGTGGTATTACCGAGGGCAAGCACGCAGCGGAGAAGATTGCTGCAGGGGCGAGCCTGGTACAGATCTATTCGGGATTCATCTACAAGGGGCCGGCATTGATTCGCGAGGCGGTGGATGCGATTGCGGCGTTGCGCAAATAA
- a CDS encoding DUF2835 domain-containing protein, whose protein sequence is MPSLVLDIALSAERLQAIYRGHANRIMAQSRDGRRVSLPAHHLRPYLTHAGIYGSFVLEFSNTGELLSLRPLD, encoded by the coding sequence ATGCCCAGCTTGGTGCTGGATATTGCGTTATCGGCCGAACGATTGCAGGCCATCTATCGTGGCCACGCCAACCGGATTATGGCGCAAAGCCGAGACGGGCGCCGCGTCAGTTTGCCGGCCCACCACCTGCGGCCGTATCTGACCCACGCCGGCATCTATGGTTCCTTCGTGCTGGAATTCAGCAATACCGGCGAGTTGCTGAGCTTACGCCCTTTGGACTGA
- the recA gene encoding recombinase RecA, with the protein MDENKKRALAAALGQIEKQFGKGAVMRMGDHERQAIPAISTGSLGLDIALGIGGLPKGRIVEIYGPESSGKTTLTLSVIAEAQKQGATCAFVDAEHALDPDYAGKLGVNVDDLLVSQPDTGEQALEITDMLVRSNAIDVIIVDSVAALVPKAEIEGEMGDMHVGLQARLMSQALRKITGNIKNANCLVIFINQIRMKIGVMFGSPETTTGGNALKFYSSVRLDIRRTGAVKEGEEVVGSETRVKIVKNKVAPPFRQAEFQILYGKGIYRNGEIIDLGVQQGLIEKSGAWYSYQGNKIGQGKANAAKYLEDNQEVAREIENQIRQKLLVSSAPAKASADDLADAEVDF; encoded by the coding sequence ATGGACGAGAACAAGAAGCGCGCTTTGGCGGCTGCCCTGGGGCAGATCGAGAAGCAGTTCGGCAAGGGCGCAGTCATGCGCATGGGCGATCATGAGCGTCAGGCGATTCCGGCCATTTCCACCGGCTCGCTGGGTCTGGATATCGCGCTGGGTATTGGCGGTTTGCCGAAAGGCCGTATCGTCGAGATCTACGGCCCTGAATCTTCCGGTAAGACCACGCTGACCCTGTCGGTCATTGCCGAAGCGCAGAAGCAGGGTGCCACCTGTGCCTTCGTCGATGCGGAGCATGCGCTGGATCCCGACTATGCCGGCAAGCTCGGTGTCAACGTCGATGACCTCCTGGTATCGCAGCCGGACACCGGCGAACAGGCTTTGGAAATCACCGACATGCTGGTGCGCTCCAATGCCATCGACGTGATCATCGTCGACTCCGTGGCGGCCCTGGTGCCCAAGGCGGAAATCGAAGGTGAGATGGGCGACATGCACGTCGGCCTGCAGGCCCGACTGATGAGCCAGGCGCTGCGCAAGATTACCGGCAACATCAAGAACGCCAACTGCCTGGTGATCTTCATCAACCAGATTCGTATGAAGATCGGCGTGATGTTCGGCAGCCCGGAAACCACTACCGGTGGTAACGCGCTGAAGTTCTATTCCTCGGTTCGTCTGGACATCCGCCGTACCGGCGCGGTGAAGGAAGGCGAAGAGGTGGTGGGTAGCGAAACCCGCGTGAAGATCGTCAAGAACAAGGTCGCTCCTCCGTTCCGCCAGGCCGAATTCCAGATTCTGTATGGCAAGGGTATCTACCGTAATGGCGAGATCATCGACCTCGGCGTGCAGCAGGGCCTGATCGAGAAATCAGGCGCCTGGTACAGCTATCAGGGCAACAAGATCGGCCAGGGCAAGGCCAATGCCGCCAAGTACCTGGAAGACAATCAGGAAGTGGCTCGCGAGATCGAAAATCAGATCCGCCAGAAGCTGTTGGTCAGCAGCGCTCCGGCCAAGGCTTCTGCTGACGATCTGGCCGACGCAGAAGTCGACTTCTAA
- the mutS gene encoding DNA mismatch repair protein MutS, protein MTDLSAHTPMMQQYWKLKNQHPDQLMFYRMGDFYEIFYEDAKKAAKLLDITLTARGQSAGQSIPMCGIPFHSVEGYLAKLVKLGESVVICEQIGDPATSKGPVERQVVRIITPGTISDEALLDEHRDNLLAAVLGDERLFGLAVLDITSGRFSVQEIKGWENLLAELERLNPAELLIPDDWPQGLPAEKRKGSRRRAPWDFDRDSAFKSLCQQFGTQDLKGFGCENLTLAIGAAGCLLSYAKETQRTALPHLRSLRHERLDDTVILDGASRRNLELDINLSGGRDNTLQSVMDRCQTAMASRLLGRWLNRPLRDRAVLESRQDAIACLLDGYRFETLQPQLKEIGDLERILARIGLRNARPRDLARLRDALAALPELQQAMASLETPHLKHLATTIATYPELADLLARAIIDNPPAVIRDGGVLKTGYDAELDELQAMSENAGQFLMDLEAREKARTGLANLKVGYNRVHGYFIELPTKQAESAPTDYIRRQTLKGAERFITPELKEFEDKALSAKSRALAREKMLYDELLERLIGHLAPLQDSAAALAELDVLSNLAERALNLDLNRPRFVDEPCMRIDQGRHPVVEQVLTTPFVANDLDLDDSRRMLIITGPNMGGKSTYMRQTALIVLLAHIGSFVPAAACELSLVDRIFTRIGSSDDLAGGRSTFMVEMSETANILHNASERSLVLMDEVGRGTSTFDGLSLAWSAAEHLARLRAFTLFATHYFELTVLPESEPVVANVHLSATEHNERIVFLHHVQPGPASQSYGLAVAQLAGVPGTVISRAREHLARLEATSLPHDLPRQEPGQPQVPMQSDLFASVPHPLIEQLSKINPDDLTPRKALELLYTWKTQI, encoded by the coding sequence ATGACCGATCTCTCCGCACACACCCCGATGATGCAACAGTACTGGAAGCTGAAGAACCAGCACCCGGACCAGTTGATGTTCTATCGCATGGGTGACTTCTACGAGATTTTCTACGAAGACGCGAAGAAGGCAGCCAAGCTGCTGGACATTACCCTCACCGCACGCGGGCAGTCGGCTGGCCAGTCGATCCCCATGTGCGGCATTCCCTTCCATTCGGTCGAAGGCTACCTGGCCAAGCTGGTCAAGCTGGGCGAATCGGTGGTGATCTGCGAGCAGATCGGCGACCCGGCCACCAGCAAGGGACCTGTGGAACGCCAGGTGGTACGCATCATCACCCCCGGCACCATCAGTGACGAAGCCTTGCTCGACGAGCATCGCGACAATCTGCTGGCCGCCGTACTGGGCGATGAGCGCCTGTTCGGCCTAGCCGTGCTGGACATCACCAGCGGCCGCTTCAGCGTTCAGGAAATCAAGGGCTGGGAAAATCTGCTGGCCGAACTGGAGCGCCTGAACCCAGCCGAGCTGCTGATCCCGGACGACTGGCCGCAGGGCCTGCCCGCCGAGAAGCGCAAGGGCTCACGCCGCCGTGCGCCATGGGACTTCGATCGCGACAGCGCCTTCAAGAGCCTGTGCCAGCAGTTCGGCACTCAGGATCTGAAAGGCTTCGGCTGCGAGAATCTGACCCTGGCCATCGGCGCCGCAGGCTGCCTGCTGAGCTATGCCAAGGAAACCCAGCGTACTGCCCTGCCGCACCTGCGCAGCCTGCGTCACGAGCGCCTGGACGACACCGTGATCCTCGATGGCGCCAGCCGCCGCAATCTGGAGCTGGACATCAACCTCTCCGGCGGCCGCGACAATACGCTGCAATCGGTGATGGATCGCTGCCAGACCGCCATGGCCAGCCGCCTGCTGGGGCGCTGGCTGAACCGCCCGCTGCGCGACCGCGCGGTGCTGGAGTCCCGCCAGGATGCCATCGCGTGCCTGCTCGACGGCTATCGTTTCGAGACACTGCAACCGCAGCTCAAGGAAATCGGCGACCTGGAACGCATCCTCGCCCGTATCGGCCTGCGCAACGCCCGCCCACGCGATCTGGCCCGCCTGCGTGACGCCCTCGCCGCGCTGCCCGAACTGCAGCAGGCGATGGCCTCGCTGGAAACACCGCACCTCAAGCATCTGGCCACAACCATTGCCACCTACCCGGAGCTGGCCGATCTCCTGGCCCGCGCCATCATTGACAATCCACCAGCGGTGATTCGCGACGGCGGCGTACTGAAGACCGGCTACGATGCCGAGCTGGACGAGCTGCAGGCGATGAGCGAGAACGCCGGCCAGTTCCTCATGGATCTGGAGGCGCGCGAGAAAGCCCGAACCGGCCTGGCCAACCTCAAGGTGGGCTACAACCGCGTGCATGGCTACTTCATCGAGTTGCCGACCAAACAGGCCGAATCCGCTCCGACTGATTACATCCGCCGGCAGACGCTCAAGGGCGCCGAGCGCTTCATCACTCCGGAACTGAAGGAGTTCGAGGACAAGGCACTGTCGGCCAAGAGCCGCGCTCTGGCCCGCGAGAAGATGCTCTACGACGAACTGCTCGAGAGACTGATCGGCCACCTGGCGCCGCTGCAGGACAGCGCTGCAGCCCTGGCCGAACTGGATGTACTGAGCAACCTCGCCGAACGCGCGCTGAACCTCGACCTGAACCGTCCACGCTTCGTCGATGAACCGTGCATGCGCATCGACCAGGGCCGTCACCCGGTAGTCGAGCAGGTGCTTACCACGCCCTTCGTGGCCAACGACCTGGATCTCGATGACAGTCGCCGCATGCTGATCATCACCGGGCCGAACATGGGTGGTAAATCCACCTACATGCGTCAGACCGCACTGATCGTGCTGCTGGCCCATATAGGCAGCTTCGTTCCCGCCGCAGCCTGCGAACTGTCCCTGGTCGACCGCATCTTCACCCGTATCGGTTCGAGCGACGACCTGGCCGGCGGGCGCTCGACCTTCATGGTGGAAATGAGTGAAACCGCCAACATCCTGCACAACGCCAGCGAGCGCAGCCTGGTGCTGATGGACGAAGTGGGTCGCGGCACCAGTACCTTCGACGGCCTGTCGCTGGCCTGGTCGGCGGCCGAACACCTGGCACGCCTACGCGCCTTCACCCTGTTCGCCACCCACTACTTCGAGCTGACCGTGCTGCCGGAAAGCGAGCCGGTGGTGGCCAACGTCCACCTTTCTGCCACCGAGCACAACGAACGCATCGTGTTTCTCCATCACGTTCAGCCAGGGCCTGCGAGCCAGAGCTATGGTCTGGCGGTGGCGCAACTGGCCGGCGTGCCAGGCACGGTAATCAGTCGCGCCCGCGAGCATCTGGCGCGGTTGGAAGCGACCAGCCTGCCGCACGATCTGCCGCGCCAGGAACCCGGGCAACCCCAGGTGCCGATGCAAAGTGACCTGTTCGCCAGCGTACCGCACCCATTGATAGAGCAATTGAGCAAGATCAATCCGGATGATCTGACTCCGCGTAAGGCGTTGGAGCTGTTATATACATGGAAGACGCAGATCTAA
- the rlmKL gene encoding bifunctional 23S rRNA (guanine(2069)-N(7))-methyltransferase RlmK/23S rRNA (guanine(2445)-N(2))-methyltransferase RlmL, with product MSDRYEIVLTCPKGLEGLLLEEAKALGLEEAREQTAAVRGQAEIEVAYRLCLWSRLANRVLLVLSRFAMNNADELYEGVKAVDWQDHLEPAGSLAVEFSGNGSGIDNTHFGALKVKDAIVDRLRTAGGERPSIDKLNPDLRVHLRLDRGEAVLSLDLSGHSLHQRGYRLQQGAAPLKENLAAAVLIRAGWPRIAAEGGALADPMCGVGTFLIEAALMAADIAPNLKRERWGFSNWLGHVPAIWKKLHAEAEQRAAVGLAKPPLWIRGYEADPRLIQPGRNNVERAGLSDWVKIYQGELGSFEPRPDQNQKGLVISNPPYGERLGDEASLLYLYQNLGERLRQACLGWEAAVFTGAPELGKRMGLRSHKQYSFWNGALPCKLLLIKVQTEQFVTGERRTKAAAEPLAEAPQQARLSEGGQMFANRLQKNLKQLGKWARREGIECYRLYDADMPEYALAVDLYGDWVHVQEYAAPRSVDPDKAQARLLDALAAIPQALGVAQNRVAIKRRERQTGTKQYQRQAAQGQFMEVSEGGVKLLVNLTDYLDTGLFLDHRPLRLRIQREAAGKRFLNLFCYTATATVHAAKGGARSTTSVDLSKTYLDWARRNLSLNGFSDKHRLEQGDVMAWLGEDRGEYDLIFIDPPTFSNSKRMEGVFDVQRDHVELLDMAMARLAGGGVLYFSNNFRKFQLEESLVARYQVEEISAQTLDPDFARNPKIHRAWRFTAR from the coding sequence ATGTCTGATCGTTACGAAATCGTGCTGACCTGCCCCAAAGGGCTCGAAGGCCTGTTGCTGGAAGAGGCCAAGGCGCTGGGCCTGGAGGAGGCGCGTGAACAGACCGCCGCCGTCCGTGGGCAGGCCGAGATCGAGGTGGCCTACCGGCTGTGCCTGTGGTCGCGGCTGGCCAACCGCGTGCTGCTGGTACTGTCGCGCTTTGCCATGAACAACGCCGATGAGCTGTACGAAGGCGTCAAGGCGGTGGACTGGCAGGACCATCTTGAGCCGGCTGGCAGTCTGGCGGTGGAGTTCAGCGGCAATGGCTCCGGCATCGACAACACCCATTTCGGCGCGCTCAAGGTCAAGGATGCGATCGTCGACCGGCTGCGCACGGCTGGCGGCGAGCGTCCCAGCATCGACAAGCTCAACCCCGATTTGCGCGTGCATCTGCGCTTGGATCGCGGTGAGGCGGTGCTGTCTCTGGACCTCTCCGGGCACAGCCTGCACCAGCGGGGTTATCGTCTGCAGCAGGGCGCTGCGCCGCTGAAGGAAAACCTCGCCGCCGCGGTGCTGATTCGCGCCGGCTGGCCGCGTATCGCCGCCGAGGGCGGCGCGCTGGCCGACCCCATGTGCGGGGTGGGTACCTTCCTGATCGAGGCCGCGTTGATGGCTGCCGACATCGCGCCCAATCTCAAGCGCGAACGCTGGGGTTTTTCCAACTGGCTCGGGCATGTGCCGGCCATCTGGAAGAAGCTGCATGCAGAGGCCGAGCAGCGTGCTGCGGTGGGGCTGGCCAAGCCGCCGCTGTGGATTCGTGGTTATGAAGCCGACCCGCGTCTGATCCAGCCGGGGCGCAACAACGTCGAGCGCGCAGGCCTCTCGGATTGGGTGAAGATCTACCAGGGTGAGCTGGGCAGTTTCGAGCCGCGTCCGGACCAGAATCAGAAAGGCCTGGTGATCAGCAACCCGCCCTATGGCGAACGCCTGGGCGACGAAGCCAGTCTGCTGTACCTCTATCAGAACCTTGGTGAGCGTCTGCGTCAGGCCTGCCTGGGTTGGGAAGCGGCGGTGTTCACCGGCGCACCGGAGCTGGGCAAGCGCATGGGCCTGCGCAGCCACAAGCAGTACTCCTTCTGGAACGGTGCACTGCCGTGCAAGCTGTTGCTGATCAAGGTGCAGACCGAACAGTTCGTCACCGGTGAGCGACGCACCAAGGCAGCCGCCGAGCCCCTGGCCGAAGCACCGCAGCAGGCGCGTCTGTCCGAAGGCGGGCAGATGTTCGCCAACCGTTTGCAGAAGAACCTCAAGCAACTGGGCAAGTGGGCGCGCCGCGAAGGCATCGAGTGTTACCGTCTGTACGATGCCGACATGCCGGAGTACGCCCTGGCGGTCGACCTCTATGGCGACTGGGTGCATGTGCAGGAATACGCCGCGCCGCGTTCGGTCGATCCGGACAAGGCTCAGGCGCGTCTGCTCGACGCGCTGGCGGCAATCCCGCAGGCGCTGGGGGTGGCGCAGAATCGTGTGGCGATCAAGCGTCGTGAGCGCCAGACCGGCACCAAGCAGTATCAGCGTCAGGCTGCCCAGGGGCAGTTCATGGAGGTCAGTGAGGGCGGGGTCAAGCTGCTGGTCAATCTCACCGACTATCTGGATACCGGGCTGTTTCTCGATCACCGCCCGCTGCGCCTGCGCATCCAGCGCGAGGCAGCCGGCAAGCGCTTCCTCAACCTGTTCTGCTACACCGCAACGGCGACCGTGCATGCGGCCAAGGGCGGAGCACGCAGCACCACCAGTGTCGATCTGTCGAAAACCTACCTGGACTGGGCGCGGCGCAACCTGTCGCTCAACGGTTTTTCCGACAAGCATCGTCTGGAGCAGGGGGATGTGATGGCCTGGCTGGGCGAGGATCGCGGTGAGTACGATCTGATCTTCATCGATCCGCCGACCTTCTCCAACTCCAAGCGCATGGAGGGTGTGTTCGATGTGCAGCGCGACCATGTCGAGTTGCTCGACATGGCCATGGCTCGCCTGGCGGGTGGCGGTGTGCTGTATTTCTCCAACAACTTCCGCAAATTCCAGCTCGAGGAGAGTCTGGTGGCGCGTTACCAGGTCGAAGAAATCAGCGCGCAGACCCTGGATCCGGATTTTGCCCGCAACCCGAAGATCCACCGGGCCTGGCGTTTCACTGCGCGCTGA
- a CDS encoding DUF6685 family protein has product MSLSESSTLSSRLAALAQRMGLLGRGSRQIFARASALRLPFKPLPAAVKSICWHEGPQLQLLLNLPRGALSGPVQEDKAQAHAALTQVVEAQTQHLQAFDLRMIDGFACPLPAPGYASFEDYAASEHCKQVRIISYKDFVRTISLALPRFLAGEPIELRQANWRGSRTFWSGEMQGESFAGAIAYARRRGLEVQLPANLVRYRLNEAGLDDLQNCYHVLAMPEAAWSDPAFMGLLLDNAIPYARLSLLKKAGTPEFLLLPKEHQDATALGEGLRLAGAPDVPSHLRQLTVQTAE; this is encoded by the coding sequence ATGAGCCTGTCCGAATCCTCAACCCTCAGCAGCCGTCTGGCAGCTCTTGCTCAGCGCATGGGCCTGCTCGGGCGTGGCTCACGGCAGATCTTTGCCAGAGCGAGCGCCTTGCGCCTGCCCTTCAAACCCCTGCCCGCCGCGGTCAAGAGCATCTGCTGGCACGAAGGCCCGCAACTGCAGCTGCTGCTCAACCTGCCTCGCGGCGCACTCTCGGGCCCGGTGCAGGAAGACAAGGCCCAGGCCCACGCAGCACTGACTCAGGTCGTGGAAGCGCAAACGCAGCACTTGCAGGCCTTCGACCTGCGCATGATCGACGGTTTCGCCTGCCCGCTTCCGGCGCCAGGCTATGCAAGCTTCGAAGACTACGCGGCCAGCGAGCACTGCAAGCAGGTTCGCATCATCAGTTACAAAGATTTCGTCAGGACCATCAGCCTCGCACTGCCGCGCTTTCTCGCTGGCGAGCCGATCGAGTTGCGTCAAGCCAACTGGCGTGGCTCGCGCACCTTCTGGTCAGGTGAGATGCAAGGCGAGTCCTTCGCCGGGGCAATTGCCTACGCCCGCAGGCGTGGGCTGGAGGTACAGCTGCCAGCCAATCTGGTCCGTTACCGCTTGAATGAGGCCGGCCTGGACGATTTGCAGAATTGCTACCACGTGCTGGCCATGCCTGAAGCGGCCTGGAGCGACCCTGCGTTCATGGGGCTGCTGCTGGACAATGCGATCCCCTATGCACGGCTGTCGTTGCTGAAGAAAGCCGGCACACCCGAGTTTCTTCTACTGCCCAAGGAACACCAGGACGCCACGGCTCTGGGCGAAGGCTTGCGTCTGGCTGGCGCACCTGACGTACCGAGTCACCTGCGCCAGCTGACCGTGCAGACAGCGGAATGA
- the recX gene encoding recombination regulator RecX yields MSVILDNPLAVRRAAMDLLARREHGRVELTRKLRKRGAPEEMIEAALQRLAEEGLLSEARYLESFVAYRARAGYGPQRIREELTQRGLARSDIDQALRESGIDWFEQLRETWQRKYSGRLPGDARERAQQGRFLAYRGYSLDMIGRLLRGCDE; encoded by the coding sequence ATGTCCGTCATACTGGATAATCCGCTTGCCGTCAGGCGAGCGGCCATGGATCTGCTGGCGCGACGTGAACATGGGCGCGTCGAACTGACGCGCAAGCTGCGCAAGCGCGGCGCACCCGAGGAAATGATCGAGGCTGCGCTGCAGCGCTTGGCCGAAGAGGGCTTGCTCTCGGAGGCCCGCTATCTGGAAAGCTTTGTCGCCTATCGGGCACGCGCCGGCTACGGTCCGCAGCGTATCCGTGAGGAACTGACGCAGCGAGGGCTGGCGCGCAGCGATATCGATCAGGCGTTGCGCGAGAGTGGTATCGACTGGTTCGAACAACTGCGTGAAACCTGGCAGCGCAAGTATTCCGGTCGTCTTCCCGGTGATGCCCGTGAGCGTGCCCAGCAGGGCCGTTTTCTGGCTTACCGTGGCTATTCGCTGGATATGATCGGGCGTCTGTTACGCGGTTGTGACGAGTAG
- a CDS encoding CinA family protein — MDRISQLAEQLGEALKKQAAQVSTAESCTGGGIAEAITRIPGSSAWFEAGYVTYSNEQKTRQLDVCADLFASVGAVSREVVEAMVRGAQAHSRARYAVAVSGVAGPDGGSPEKPVGTVWLAWGDGESLYSVRKQFSGNRDEVRRQTVEAALAGLLRLLEKENPALG; from the coding sequence ATGGACAGAATCAGTCAGCTGGCCGAGCAGCTTGGCGAGGCGCTGAAAAAGCAGGCCGCCCAGGTCAGTACTGCAGAATCCTGCACGGGAGGCGGTATCGCCGAGGCGATTACGCGCATACCGGGCAGCTCGGCCTGGTTCGAGGCCGGGTATGTGACCTACTCCAATGAGCAGAAAACCCGGCAGCTTGATGTTTGCGCTGATCTTTTCGCCAGCGTCGGCGCGGTCAGCCGGGAAGTGGTCGAAGCCATGGTACGCGGTGCGCAGGCGCACAGTCGGGCGCGTTACGCCGTTGCGGTCAGTGGCGTGGCAGGCCCTGATGGCGGCTCGCCGGAAAAGCCGGTTGGCACCGTCTGGCTGGCCTGGGGCGATGGCGAGAGCCTCTATAGCGTGCGCAAGCAGTTCTCCGGTAACCGTGACGAGGTGCGCCGACAGACGGTCGAGGCCGCTCTGGCGGGGCTTCTGCGCCTGTTGGAGAAGGAAAATCCCGCATTGGGGTAG
- the dacB gene encoding D-alanyl-D-alanine carboxypeptidase/D-alanyl-D-alanine-endopeptidase, which yields MIQRFRQLALSAVLLPLALSCHAAGATLPSKVEQALKANKIPDNSLSVMTVPLGGQTGGLQFNADVSVNPASTMKLVTTYAALELLGPNHQWQTEFYADGPLKDGVLHGNLYLKGGGDPKLNMEKLWLLLRDLRINGVRQVQGDLVLDRSFFVAPQLPAFNDDGGDANKPFLVNPDSLLVNLKAQRFITRAEDGKVSIAMDPPIASIRIDNQVRLLKAGKCPSWPDIRYNTVDQFDGTTLIVSGQLAEGCSAQTYLSLLDHPSYAAGAVRGIWQELGGKILGKDRQGIVPDDARMLVRAFSPDVVEIVRDINKYSNNTMARQLFLSIGAQFRTEADQDDAMAAQRVIRNWLARKGITAPHLVMENGSGLSRAERISAREMAQILQAAWRSPYAAEFRSSMPLVAMDGTMRRRLQRTPLVGEAHIKTGTLNNVRAIAGYSRDSNGQDWAVVAILNDPKPWGAASVLDQVLLETYQQPKR from the coding sequence ATGATTCAGCGGTTTCGCCAACTGGCGCTGAGCGCCGTGCTTCTCCCCCTCGCCCTCTCCTGCCACGCCGCCGGCGCCACACTACCGAGCAAGGTGGAGCAGGCGCTCAAGGCCAACAAGATCCCCGACAATTCGCTGTCAGTGATGACCGTCCCCCTGGGCGGGCAGACCGGTGGCCTGCAGTTCAACGCCGATGTTTCGGTCAACCCGGCCTCCACCATGAAGCTGGTGACCACCTACGCGGCACTGGAACTGCTGGGCCCCAATCATCAGTGGCAGACCGAGTTCTATGCCGACGGCCCCCTGAAGGACGGCGTGCTGCACGGCAATCTCTACCTCAAGGGTGGCGGCGACCCGAAACTGAACATGGAAAAGCTCTGGCTGCTGCTGCGCGACCTGCGCATCAACGGCGTACGTCAGGTCCAGGGCGATCTGGTGCTGGATCGCAGCTTCTTCGTCGCCCCTCAGCTGCCGGCCTTCAATGACGACGGCGGCGACGCCAACAAGCCCTTCCTGGTAAACCCGGACTCGCTGCTGGTCAACCTCAAGGCGCAACGCTTCATCACCCGTGCCGAAGACGGCAAGGTGAGTATCGCCATGGACCCACCCATCGCATCGATACGCATCGACAATCAGGTGCGTCTGCTCAAGGCCGGCAAGTGCCCATCCTGGCCGGACATTCGCTACAACACGGTGGACCAGTTCGACGGCACCACACTGATCGTCAGCGGCCAGCTGGCCGAAGGCTGCAGCGCGCAGACCTATCTGTCTCTGCTGGATCACCCCAGCTACGCCGCAGGCGCGGTACGTGGCATCTGGCAGGAACTGGGCGGCAAGATTCTCGGCAAGGACCGCCAGGGCATCGTCCCGGACGATGCGCGCATGCTGGTACGCGCCTTTTCACCGGATGTGGTGGAGATCGTCCGCGACATCAACAAGTACAGCAACAACACCATGGCCCGGCAGCTGTTCCTCAGCATCGGTGCACAATTCCGTACCGAAGCCGATCAGGACGACGCCATGGCTGCGCAGCGGGTCATCCGCAACTGGCTGGCACGCAAGGGCATTACCGCACCGCATCTGGTGATGGAGAACGGCTCCGGATTGTCACGCGCCGAGCGCATCAGCGCCCGCGAGATGGCGCAGATTCTCCAGGCTGCCTGGCGCAGCCCCTATGCAGCGGAATTCCGCAGTTCCATGCCGCTGGTGGCGATGGACGGCACCATGCGCCGGCGTCTGCAACGCACACCGCTGGTGGGCGAGGCGCACATCAAGACCGGCACTCTGAACAATGTGCGTGCCATCGCCGGCTACAGCCGCGACAGCAATGGTCAGGACTGGGCCGTGGTCGCCATCCTCAACGACCCCAAACCCTGGGGCGCCGCCTCGGTCCTTGACCAGGTTCTGCTGGAAACCTACCAGCAGCCCAAGCGCTGA